TATACTTATTGATAGGCACTTTATGTTCAAAATCTGGATGTCTATGAGAAAAATTTGAATGCTGTTGCCCAACGTCCACATCGATATTAGTAAAACTATACCCTTGCTGTTCCAAGGCTATCTGCAGCTCGGCTATATTGTTTCTTATGAGATCTCTTATTTGCACTGAAGGTGCAGTAATTTGAGCAGATATTATGCCATCATTTAGCACAACTCGAAGCATTACCTTTCCTAAATACTCTGGCTTCAATTGTATGTTCATGCTAGATTCATGCTTGTCCAGTACAGCTATGGCGTTATCTACCATTTGATTTATTATATGACTATCGTCTATATACTGCTGATTGCGCAATACATTGGAAAACACCTGTTGAACATTATCCTGTGCTTTTTCACGTATAATAACATTTGAGATAGTCCCTTGAACCTGCGTTAAATCATCATTTGATCTTTGGTCATCCACACTTTCTTCCAAAGTGCCTTCTCTTCCCTCTTCTGGAGCAATTTTTAAAACAATACCCTCACTAGATTGTACGCTGTTATTATTAGATGTACTATAATCATCAGCAAATACTTGAGTTTGATCTGGAGTATTAGTCGGTATCGCTTCTTCATTAGGAAATAGGGATTTTAGAGACGTAACTGCTACATTTTCATCAGTATTTTTTATACCACTAGCATTTAATTGATCTAAAACCCTATTTGACTTTTTATCACTATTTCCATTATTAACAATCATGTTTATATTTTTATCATTAAGTATAACTTCATGTGCTGCCGTTTCCATGCTAGAAAGTACATTTTTATTATCTATGTTTCTATTTTGTAGATTCTTATCATTTAAGGGACTACCTTCTTTTATATTTACATAACCTGATAACTTGGATATTAGCTCATCGAATCCATCGATATTCTCTTCCAACTTGATCAGCTTATCCATTAAATCAGGTGGTAAAGCTTCTACATCTATATCTTTTAGTATATTCTCTAAGACAAATACCTTATCATCAAATGTGTTATCAGGTATTGACATCTGATATGATTCCATCCCTTTAGATAATATTAAGCTTATATATTCAGCCATAGCCTGAAGAACAATATCTACATCATCTTTGTGCTCATCCCTATCTTTTTGATCCATAAGCTGATCAAAAATCTTTTCGAAATCATCAGATAAATTGCTTGACTTAGATACATTATGGATGGGTTGCCCTTGAGTTTTTGATACTTCGAAGCAATTAAATAGGTTTTGAGCTACTTCAATCATTTCTTTCACCTCCTTTTTAGTTAAGCATCTTTTTAATAATTACAGCTGCCTTTTTAGAATCCATGGCCTCTAAAATTTCTGCACTTTTCTGACTGTTTATGTTTTTTAATATGGTAACTACTAAATCAATATCTGAAGTATTAGATAGTATATCTGCAGCTTTATCGCTGTCCATGTTTTGATATAATTTTGCAATCTCCTTTATATCCTTTACCTCAGATGATAGTTGCTCGTGTAACTCCTGTACTTCTTTTTCCTTCTCCAAAAGATTTTGTTCCCTATCTTTTAATGCCTCTTCCCTTTGCTCCATCTCTGCTTGCGTCTCTTCAAGCTGCCTTTGTAGCAAGTTGAGCTTATCTTGCTTTGCCTGCAGATCTTCAAACTGCTGAGCTAATTGGGCGTCTTTCTTTTCTTCCTTTGACTCAGTTTGTATAAAATTAAAAACTTTTGCAGTCTTCTTTTTTATACCACCTATATCAAGTGCAAATAGTGCATAAAATACTGCCACCAGCAAAATTACTGATATAATAACAATCCATATTTTTCGTTTTTTCGGTACACTGCTATTCATATGTTCTTCCACCTTGACCTACCTTATAGGTTAATAATTCATCGATTATAGCCGCTTCTCTCTTATCCATCTGCTGACAAAACTCCACATACTGTCGATCTTTTAAATCTTTAAGCATATCTATCTCTTTAAATAGATCTATTAACTTTTCCCGTATTGCTTTTATCTGTCCTTCTGTATGCTCTATTTTTTCATACTGCACAGATATATCTTTTTCTATCATGGCATTAAAATCGCTATATGCCCTTAGGAGATTTATAGTAGCCCCATCTGATGCAAATTCATACATATTTTGTACTGACTCTTGCTTTTTTCTATTTAATCCATCTAATACATTTTGCTGCTGTTCAAGATATTCAAGCTGAATGGAAAGTTCGAAGAGCAACTGCTTTTTTTTAGCCAATTTTACATCCATTAAAGTCTGGAGAGTAAACTTAAACTTTTTCATAAATACACATCCTCTAAGACTAATTCTTACATAATTCAGCCATCTTATGAATTGTAATATCCATTTCCTGTGTTTCATCTACTTTCTGCTGCAGAAATTCATTTATGGCATTAATCTTATCCATAGCCTCGTCTACTTCCCTATTAGTTCCTCTGTGATAAGCACCTATGTTTATAAGGTCTCTAGCCTCATTATAAGCTGCCATCAATCGCTTTATATGGGATGCATCAGATAAAACTATATCAGACACTATATCCGGCATAACTCTGCTGACACTAGATAGTACATCTATGGCAGGATAGTGATTACGGTTAGCTAATGACCTGGATAATATTATATGGCCATCTAAAATTCCCCTTACTGTATCAGATATGGGTTCATTAAAGTCATCGCCATCGACTAGTACCGTATAAAGCCCGGTAATAGATCCTTTATCCGAATTACCTGCCCTCTCTAACAGTTTAGGTAGCATTGCAAATACTGAAGGAGTATACCCTCGCGCTACAGGTGGTTCCCCTATAGCCATACCTACTTCCCTTTGAGCCATAGCCAATCGAGTAAGAGAATCCATCATAAGCATAGTGTTTTTACCCTGATCTCTGAAATATTCTGCTATAGCAGTTGCTACCAATGCCCCTTTTATCCTTATAAGAGCAGGTTGATCAGATGTTGCAACTACTATTACTGATTTTTTAAGACCTTCTTCTTTTAGATCCTTTTCGATGAACTCCCTAACCTCTCGTCCACGCTCCCCTATAAGAGCTATTACATTTATATCTGCATCGGCATTCCTTGCAATCATACCCAATAGGGTACTCTTACCTACTCCACTTCCTGCAAAAATGCCCATCCTTTGACCTTGGCCACAAGTCAACAATCCATCTATTGCACGTATGCCAAATCTCAATGGTTTATGAATCCTTTGCCTCTTTAATGGATTAGGAGGTGAGTTTGAGATAGATATCCAGTCTTTAGCTTTTATTATCCCCTTCCCATCTATCGGATTGCCAAGTCCATCCAGGACTCTGCCCAATAGTTCTTTTCCTACCGGCAGCATAAATGGTTGATTGGTGGATATTACCAAACTACCTGGACCTATGCCTTTAAGTTCACCTAAAGGCATAAGAAGCACACGCTCATTTGAGAACCCTACAACTTCCGCATTTACATAGTCTTTCTGATCTAAACTATATAAATGGCATACCTCACCTAATTTAACAGCCGGTCCCCTTGACTCAACAGTAAGACCTACTACCTGCGTTACTTGACCACTAAATTCTATTGTCTGAACTTTTTTTAAGATATTACTATATTCATTAAATGAAATATGCCCATTCATATCTTATTCCCCTATTCATCCTTTTCTTGTACAGACATAATCGATAAAAAAGCTTTTTGTATCTTTGATATCTGTTTCTCAATGCTGCCATCTATGATACCTAAATCGGTATCAGCTATACAACTGCCCCTTTTTAAAAATTTATCTTCTACTATTTCCATATCTTTAACGCCGGGAACCACTGATAATAGATAATCCTTTTTAGATATAACTATAGGGTAATCATAACTACTTACCCTAAGCTTTATACAACTTGAGTTTTTGCTTTCCTCTAGTATTTTTTGAGCAAGCTTTAAAAACAGAGTCTGATCCCCTTCTAATGCACTATTTAAAACTTTTGTTGCTATATCTATAGACAGTCGCACCATATCATTCTCGCATGTCTTATATAATGCTCGCTTTTCCTGTTGGAAATCTTCATAGAGTTTATCTAACTTATTAAATTTATTCTGGAACTGTGCCTCTGCCTCAGCTTTTCCCTTTTCATAACCTGCTTTATAACCATCTTCAAGCCCTTCATTATATCCCTTTTCATAACCTTCTCTTTTGCTTGTTTTCATAATATCATGTGCTTGTTTGGCAGCATCAACCAGTATAGCATCGGCATTTCGATTTGCTTTGTCTAACATATTTTTAATTTTGATTTCAGCTGCCCTATAGCTAAAATCAGATATGGAATCATCCTTATCTACTTTTTCATCATTTAGATCTGTATATAAAGGCATATATTGATTTTTTAGCAATACTGTTTCTCCATTATTTATAACAGCATTTTTATATTTTAATACATTAGACAATTACCTCATCTCCTCCCCCGCGGGCTATTACAATTTCGCCTGCATCTTCAAGCCGCCTTATTATATTAACAATCCTCTGTTGTGCTTCCTCTACATCGCGAAGCCTCACAGGGCCCATAAATTCAATATCTTCTTTAATCATCTCTTGCAGACGTTTTGACATATTAGAAAATATAACCTTACTTACATCGGAACTAGAACCCTTGAGGGCAAGCGCTAAATCATTGTTATCAACTTCCCGAAGGAACCTTTGTATGGATCTATTATCCAGGGTAACAATATCTTCAAATACAAACATACGCTTTTTAATCTCTTCGGCCAATTCGCTATTTTTTATCTCTAAAGTCTCCATTATATGCTTTTCAGTACCCCTATCTACAGACAAGAGTATATCAACTACGCTTTGTACTCCTCCTGCAGTAGTAAAATCAGATGTTACCATAGAAGATAACTTTTTCTCTAGCACTCTCTCCACATCCTTTACTACATCAGGAGATGTACGATCCATAAGGGCAATCCTCGACGCAACATCTGATTGTTTTTCAGGTGGTAGAGCAGACAATATAGCTGCTGACTGCTGAGGACTAAGATATGCCAATATAAGAGCAATTGTTTGAGGATGTTCATCTTGAATAAAATTCAAAAGTTGAGAAGGATCTGCCTTTCTGGCAAAGTCAAAAGGCCTTACCTGCAAAGAAGATGTTAGCTTGTTTATAAGCTCTACAGCCTTTTCATTGCCAAGAGCCCTCTCCAATACTTCTTTAGCATATCCTATACCACCTTCAGCTATATAGTTTTGAGCCAGACACATATCATAAAACTCCTCTAATACCGTATCCTTTGTTTCAGGCTCTACCTTCCTCATATTAGCTATTTCAAGTGTTAATTGTTCTATCTCATCTTCGTTTAAATATTTATATATTTCAGATGCACTGTTTGATCCTAATGTAATCAACAGTATGGCTGCCTTTTCTCTACCACTCAATTCTCCCTTATTTCTAACTGACATATCAAGTATCCCTCACTTTTAATCCTCATTAAGCCAATTTCTAAGCAGCTGAGCCACTGCATCCGGACGTTGGGATGCAAGCTTTTCCAGCTGAACCTTTACCTGATTTTGTTCAGTAGCTTCTAGATCAATCTCAGGCACCTGCTGCTCTTCATCTTGCTCCTTCTGCTCTGCTTCCTGTTCCATCTGTTGTTCTATAAGCTCTTCCTCAACCCTTTTTCTTCTTCTCATTATTATAATTAATGCCATTATTAATACAGCTGCAATTGTAGCTATAATACCTAGCATCATTGGACTAAGGGTCTTGTTAGACTGTTCTTTTTGATTAAAGGCATCTAATATATCCTGCTTCATAGAATCATCAAATTTCATACTATACACTGTCACCCGTTCTGGATCTGTGCCTACAGCATTGGTAACCAGCTCTTTTACCTGATTCAATGTCTGCATATTTAATTGCTCATTATCAATAATAACTGAAATAGACAAATCCTCAATTTTACCCTGCTGTTCTTCAATCTTTTCTTTTATTTCATTTACTTCATAATTGGTAGTTACTTGGTTTTTATCATATGTACCTTGTTCACCTTCCTGAAGCTCAGGATATTGAGTTGTATTATTGGTCTCCCCTGCAACTCCACCAGCAGCTCCATTTTGAACCTTTTCCTTTAGCTCTTCTCTGCTAACTACTATCCCTTGATCATCTATAACTGGTTGAAAAGTAACAGATTCGGTAGTTTTTTTATCAAAATTTAATTTAACATTTACTGTAGCAGCTACTTTCTTATATCCAAATACAGGTTCTAGTAAATCCGTAACCTGCTTTTTTAATTCTTGTTGCAATTGCTTTTGTAAATCAAAATTACTACCTAGAATATTGTAGTCTTCATTACCTTCATGATTTAGTACATTTGCATTCGTATCAAGTATTGTGATATCCTCTTCTTTTAATCCTGGTACGCTTTTGGCCACTAAGTGTTCAATATTTTTCGCCTGTTCCAGGGTTATTTCACTTCTAGGATCTAACTTTACTATGACTGAAGCAGTAACTGGAATCTGCTCACTTTTAAGAACAAATGAATCGGTTTTCGGCATACTTATGGTCACTATGGCATCTTCAACGCCTTTAAGCATTTTTATTGAACTTGCAAGCCTTTCTTGCAGTTGAAATGTCAAAATAGCCTGCCTATCTTCGTCCGTCTGTCCGAAATTACCTTTTGAAAAAAAGAGGTCATAATTAAAACCTGATTTAGGATAACCCTGCTGCGTCAGCTCCATCCTAATATCTGCCTCTTTTTCTTTTGGAACCATTATAGTTGACGTTCCTTCTATCTTTGGTTCAACCTTCATTTCTTTTAATTTTTCATATACCTCTGCCGATTCTTGTGCATCTAGCTGGCTGTATAACACCACATATTCTGTTCTATTAAGCATTATAATTGCAATTATTACTATAGTGATGCATATAGCGACCGTAATTATAAAATTTCTTTTTTGATTTTTTTCTAGTTTTGTCCAAAATTCGTTTAACTGTCTTTTTATAGAACCCAATCCCTCTGGCATCTTATCCCCACTTTCACACGACAAAAGTACCCAAAAATGTGGGAAAACCCCACAAATCCGAATATCAAACATTTTTATTATATAATATTTAAATTTCCAGCGGAATGAGCCTTTCGACCTATTTAGCCATTAAACTCGGTTTTACAACTGCATTCGCATAATTTCCTGGTAAGCCTCTATTACCTTGTTCCGCACCTGCACTGTAAACTGCAATGCTATATCGGCCTTTTCAGCATCAATCATCACCTTATGTAAACTATCTATTTGACCAGTAGATAATAAATTGTTATTTTGATAATCTGTAGACTGCAAAGCTTTAAGTTCACCAACAGCTTGTCCAAGCATATCTTTAAAACTAGTAATGTTAGCAATTTTCTCTCCTCTGCCTACAGACCATTTTGTAGAATTTTGTAGAGATATATCATCAATCCTCAAAGCTACTACCTCCTTATCTGCCTATTTCCAGTGCCTTCATAGCCATCGTCTTTGTAGCATTAAATGCTGTTACATTGGCCTCAAACGATCTTGTAGCGGACATCATATCCACCATCTCCTTTAATGTATCCACGTTTGGAAGCTCTACATATCCGTCTTCATTGGCATCTGGATGACTTGGGTTATATACCCTTTTAAACGGTGTAGGATCTTTTGAAATGTGCACTGCCTTGACACCAGTACCTGAAAATTGCTGGCTAGTTTCATTTAGGTATTCTCCAAATGACTTTGTTTTTGATCGTTCCTGTACTACTACTAAATTTCTACGATATGGTGTTCCTTCCTCAGTTCTGGTAGTATTTGCATTTGCAATATTTTGGGAAATTACGTCCATGCGAAGTCTCTCAACTGTAAGCCCTGAAGCACTTATATCAAATGGTTGTAAAAAATTCATCGTCACCGTCTCCCTTCACTTATTACCATCTTTAGCCTTTGAAACTCTTTAGATGCTTTTAATCTAAGAGCATCGTAGTATATGGTGTTTTTAGCAAGTTCACTCATCTCCACATCTATATCCACATTGTTCCCGTCCATTCTCATCTTTGTACCATAGGTATTTTTTATTTTAGGAGCTGAATGTTGTATATCCATATGGCCAATATCCATATGCTTTTCCCGTGTTTTTATCCCCTTTATACCTTGTACATCCAGTGCCTGCTTTAACTCATCGGCAAAGGCAACATCTTTTCTTTTGTACATTGGGGTATCTTCATTAGCTATATTATTTGCTATTATCTGATTTCTCAGCCATGAGCCATCTAGAGCCTTTTCCAAAGTAGCCGTTCTAAAAAACATACCATTTTCCATATTAATATACTACCTCCTTTCTTTATGTATAAAAAATATCATTTTCAACATATATCGACTACATTTTACCTTTTATATATAATTAAAACATATTTTCCACCAAAAAGCAATGAATAAAAATAGAACCCCGAAGGGTTCTATTATTCTAAATCAGATTCCATTATTTCACTTATGGCTTCAAATACGCTATCAAGCTCATCATCATCATCTATAGTAACATATATATCCTCATCATTTTCATCTTGCTCTATCCTAAGAATTACTATGCCATCATCGTCTTCTTCATCAACTGGCCCTAAAACTATATAATCATGTGCCCCATACTCAAGAGTCATAATATATTCAAACTGTACTATATCATCATTTTCATCTACAAGCTCTATTATGTTATCCTGCTCTACCATGATAATTATTCTTCCTTTCTCTTATTATTTAAATAATCAAGGTATCCCTGAAGAATAAGCATAGCCGCCATTTTATCAACTTTTTTTTTGCGCTTCCTTCTACTCATATCGGCTTCAATCATAATCTTGTGAGCGGATACTGTAGTAAGTCTCTCATCCCAATAGACAATTTCTGTTTCTAGATTGTCTTTTAACATATTCCCAAATTGAATTACTTTCTCACTTTGGGGACCAAGCGTGCCATTCATATTTTTAGGGAGACCTAGAACTATACTTTCCGGCTTATACATCTCAACCATTTTAGATATCTTCTTTATGTCAGTCTCATCATCCTTACGTTCTATGGTTCCGATACCCTGAGCTGTCCAGCCCAGTTGGTCGCTTACAGCCACTCCAATCCATCTATCTCCTACATCCATGGACAAAATCCTCAACAACTTTTCCTCCTAAACTAATATAACCGTGCAGCCGATTATTTATGAATAAAACTACAATAGCCATACAATACTTACCCTTAAATATATCAAGTAGTAAAGATAGGATATCTGTAGTATTATAAATCTTTAATATTTTGCTCCATATAATACCGTATTAATTCTTCCAGAAGCTCGTCCCGTTCCAAACGTCTAATTAATGAACGTGCATTGTTATGGCTAGTAATATAAGTAGGATCACCAGATATAAAATATCCTACCAGCTGATTAATAGGATCATATCCCTTTTCCCTCAGTGCATCGAATACCTTTAGGAGTATATCATGTGGCGTATCTGATATATCTTTTGCAATTCTAAACTGCACAGTTTCCTGACGATCACGATCCATAAAACATACCTACTTTCCAATATCTACTTAATATCTATAATACTTCATTTATTGGTTTTTTTCAAACATTAAATTTAATTATTATTGTTTTTGTTTTTATTAAGCTAACTGGGTTGCCAATATTTTTTCTACATATTCCAATGCTTTATCAACCTTACTTGGATCTTTGCCTCCCGCCTGAGCCATATCGGGTCTTCCACCCCCGCCTCCTCCGGCCACTTTTGCAACTTCCCTTATGAGATTACCAGCATGAATACCTTGTTTGACAACATCCTTTGTAGCTGCGGCAACAAAAAACACCTTGGATCCTTGAGTTGAAGCCAATACCACAATACCTGAACCTAATTTATCCCGCAAAACATCCGCCATTTTTCTTAGCCCATCCATATCCTGTTCATCAAGTTTAACTGCTATATAACTTATACCGTTTACCTCTTTCTTATGCTTCAGTATATCATCCAAAGAATTGATGGCAAGCTTACTCCTAAGCATATCTATCTCCCTTTGCTTATCCTTTATCTGCCCAATTAGCATATCGATTCTTTTAGGTAAGTCCTGTGTGCTAGTCTTTAATTCTACAGTCATCTCTTTAAGTATATCATCAAGCCTTACCATATGCATATAGGCATTCATGCCTGTTATTGCTTCTATCCTTCTAATACCTGCAGCAACACCAGACTCACCTAATATCTTAAATACTCCCGCCTGGGCAGTATTTTTAAGGTGTGTACCACCACATAATTCTATGCTAAAATCATCTATTTTAACTACCCTTACTATATCGCCATATTTTTCGCCAAATAATGCTGTAGCCCCCATATGCTTTGCATCATCAAAAGATGTTTCAATTGTCTCTACATCCATAGATTCCAGTATTTTTTCATTTACTATCTTCTCTACCTTTGCCAATTCCTCGTCGCTAAGGGGTGCAAAATGAGAAAAATCAAATCTAAGTTTATCTGGAGCAACAAAGGACCCTGACTGCTCTACATGATTCCCTAGCACCTCTCTTAAAGCTTTATGCAAAAGATGGGTACATGTATGATTTCTAGTAGCTGCCATTCGTAGATTCTTATCTACTTTTGCCGTTACTTCTTCACAAGTAGATATGGTACCTTCTACTACTTTACCTTTGTGAATAATACGATTCCCATATATCTTTTGTGTATCTTCAACAACTATTTTCCCATTATCACCTTTTATTATGCCCTTATCTCCTACCTGGCCTCCACTTTCTCCATAAAAAGGTGTTTTATCTAACAATAGAATCACATTGTCATCTTTTTCAGCCTTTTCGCAAAGTTCATTATCCTTTATTATATTAATCACTTTACTTTTAGTTTCAAGAACATCATAACCCTTAAAAGCAGTAGAAATATCAGTATCTATTACATCATATAAATTATCTTCTGTTCCCATATAATTAGTCTCATGCCTAGCAGACCTCGCCCGTTCACGTTGAATTTCCATTTCTTTTTTAAAACTTGACTCATCAACGTCCATGTTATGCTCTGCAAGTATCTCCTTTGTTAGATCCAATGGGAAACCATAGGTATCATATAATCTAAATGCCCTTTCTCCGTCTAATTGATGTATATTATTTTTATCCATATCTTCTATAAATGTCTGTAGTATGGATAAACCTTGATCTATGGTTTGATCAAAGCGCTCCTCTTCCATCTCGATTACCTTTAATATATAATCTCTTTTTTCCTTAAGCTCAGGATACGCCTTATGTGACTCCCTTATTGCAATATCAGCTATCTGACTCAAAAAGGGCCTATCTATACCAAGCAATTTGCCATGCCTTGCCGCACGTCTAAGCAGTCTTCTAAGTACATAGCCTCTTCCTTCATTAGAAGGAAGAATACCATCTGATATCATAAAAATAGTCCCACGAATATGATCAGTTATTACTCTTAAGGAAATATCTGTCTTTTTGTTCTGCCCATATTGTACTCTTGCTATGTCACTAACTCCCTCCATGATCTTCCTTATAGTGTCTACTTCAAATAGAGAATCTACCCCCTGCATAATTGCAGCGATCCTCTCCAATCCCATACCCGTATCTATATTGGGATGTGACAGTCTAGTATAATTGCCTTCTTCATCCTTGTTAAATTGTGTAAAAACCAGATTCCAAAATTCTACAAATCTATCACAATCGCATCCTATAGCACAATCTTCCTTGCCGCATCCCTTATCTGGCCCCCTATCAAAGTATATCTCAGAACATGGACCACAAGGGCCTACGCCTATTTCCCAAAAATTATCCTCCTTACCCATACGCACAATACGCTCAGCAGGAACACCTATTTTATCATGCCAAATATCAAATGCTTCGTCATCGTCTTGGTAAATTGTAACCCATAATTTGTCTACAGGTAGTTTCAAATCTTCAGTAATGAACTCCCATGCCCAACTAATAGCCTCTTCCTTAAAATAATCTCCAAAAGAGAAATTACCTAGCATTTCAAAGAATGTACCATGTCTAGCAGTTATACCTACTCTTTCAATGTCTGGAGTTCGAATACATTTTTGGCATGTAGTAACTCGCTTCTTTGGAGGTACTTCCTGCCCCGTAAAATATGGTTTAAGAGGCGCCATACCTGCGTTTATCAATAATAAACTTTTATCGCTTTTAGGTACAAGCGAAAAACTAGGAAGTACCAAATGTTCCTTACCCTCAAAAAATCTTAAAAATCTCTCTCTTACCTCGTTTAATCCCAGTTGTTCCATAAGAATTCCCTCCGTTTTTTGCTGCCAATTTTAAAGAATAAGCGCCCCATTCCTATTTGGAAGGGACGCACACATATGTGCTAATTGATTTTACCGAAACACTCACTCTAAACTGAATTATATAAAAGCTAGTTATATTTGTCAATATAAATAAAAATGATCTACAATTCACAATATGGACTATATTGGTATAAAACTTAAGTAGGCTTATGCTATACTCCTAGAAATTATTTTAACCTATAGAAACAATACTCCTATATAAATTTTTAAGTATTATTCTAAGTGTAAGCATAACAGGTATAGCTAGGAACATGCCCCCTATCCCAAAGAATAAACCACCTATCCACAAACCTAATATTATATATACGGGATGTATCTCCATATGATGCCCCATCATCTTAGGCGTTATTACATTACCCTCTAGCTGTTGCACTATAATAACTACTATAATAGTCCATACAAATTTCTGGGGACTGCTTAACAATGACATTATAGCCGCAGGAATAGCCCCTAAGACCGGTCCAAAATATGGTATTATCTCAAATATTCCGCAAATAAGACCTAGCACCAGCGCATATGGAAGCCTTATTATCAAAAACCCTATAGTGGAAAATATACCTATTATCAATGATATAAAGAGCTGTACCCTTATAAACTGTCTAAGTACCATATGTATCTCTGATACCATTTGTATAATATTCGGTCTCCATTTATATGGAAGAATATTTATGCTAATTTCCTTAAAATGCTCTCTATCCTTTAAAAAATAATAGCTTATAATAGGTACCATAAATAATTCACCGATATGCATTATCCTGTCTATTATGTTACTTACAAATGAGGTAATCCCTCCAATGATTTTTGCTTGTAGCTTTTGTATATACTGATGTATGCTAAGCATTAAAGTATCTGGTAAATCTATTTTTTCAAATTTAAGCTGCAAGTTTTCTATAAAATCTTGTATTTGCAATGTAAACTTAGGAAGATTCTTTATAAATGTGTTAAACTCTCGCCCTAGAATGGGCATGAACAATAAGATAAACAATATAAATACAAGTGCTATGGTAATAAATAATACAAGTGCTGCCAAATATGAAGGCATCTTTTTCTCTAATGGCTCAACTAACGGTACTAGAATATACGCTAATGCAGCAGAATAAAAGATTATCTTAAGTACACTTATAACCTTCGTCCATTTCCATATTATTATACTGCCTAAAATTATTATTACCAATAAGAACAATACAATATTTCCCCATTTAATTTTCCTTTGCATATTTTATTTCCTTTATCTTAACAAATTGAAAAGGGACATAAGTCCCTTCTATTTTTTTAACGTTATACGATAAAATCCATCTACTATATTTCTCCCGCCATCAAGTATCCTTCTCCTTGTTCTTTTATCCAAACGGGGCATTA
This region of Xylanivirga thermophila genomic DNA includes:
- a CDS encoding FliH/SctL family protein, which gives rise to MSNVLKYKNAVINNGETVLLKNQYMPLYTDLNDEKVDKDDSISDFSYRAAEIKIKNMLDKANRNADAILVDAAKQAHDIMKTSKREGYEKGYNEGLEDGYKAGYEKGKAEAEAQFQNKFNKLDKLYEDFQQEKRALYKTCENDMVRLSIDIATKVLNSALEGDQTLFLKLAQKILEESKNSSCIKLRVSSYDYPIVISKKDYLLSVVPGVKDMEIVEDKFLKRGSCIADTDLGIIDGSIEKQISKIQKAFLSIMSVQEKDE
- the fliJ gene encoding flagellar export protein FliJ, coding for MKKFKFTLQTLMDVKLAKKKQLLFELSIQLEYLEQQQNVLDGLNRKKQESVQNMYEFASDGATINLLRAYSDFNAMIEKDISVQYEKIEHTEGQIKAIREKLIDLFKEIDMLKDLKDRQYVEFCQQMDKREAAIIDELLTYKVGQGGRTYE
- the fliG gene encoding flagellar motor switch protein FliG, which translates into the protein MSVRNKGELSGREKAAILLITLGSNSASEIYKYLNEDEIEQLTLEIANMRKVEPETKDTVLEEFYDMCLAQNYIAEGGIGYAKEVLERALGNEKAVELINKLTSSLQVRPFDFARKADPSQLLNFIQDEHPQTIALILAYLSPQQSAAILSALPPEKQSDVASRIALMDRTSPDVVKDVERVLEKKLSSMVTSDFTTAGGVQSVVDILLSVDRGTEKHIMETLEIKNSELAEEIKKRMFVFEDIVTLDNRSIQRFLREVDNNDLALALKGSSSDVSKVIFSNMSKRLQEMIKEDIEFMGPVRLRDVEEAQQRIVNIIRRLEDAGEIVIARGGGDEVIV
- a CDS encoding flagellar hook-length control protein FliK → MIEVAQNLFNCFEVSKTQGQPIHNVSKSSNLSDDFEKIFDQLMDQKDRDEHKDDVDIVLQAMAEYISLILSKGMESYQMSIPDNTFDDKVFVLENILKDIDVEALPPDLMDKLIKLEENIDGFDELISKLSGYVNIKEGSPLNDKNLQNRNIDNKNVLSSMETAAHEVILNDKNINMIVNNGNSDKKSNRVLDQLNASGIKNTDENVAVTSLKSLFPNEEAIPTNTPDQTQVFADDYSTSNNNSVQSSEGIVLKIAPEEGREGTLEESVDDQRSNDDLTQVQGTISNVIIREKAQDNVQQVFSNVLRNQQYIDDSHIINQMVDNAIAVLDKHESSMNIQLKPEYLGKVMLRVVLNDGIISAQITAPSVQIRDLIRNNIAELQIALEQQGYSFTNIDVDVGQQHSNFSHRHPDFEHKVPINKYRDGTYEDVLSQVVQSYHLPIGKRGVDYFA
- the fliI gene encoding flagellar protein export ATPase FliI, which translates into the protein MNGHISFNEYSNILKKVQTIEFSGQVTQVVGLTVESRGPAVKLGEVCHLYSLDQKDYVNAEVVGFSNERVLLMPLGELKGIGPGSLVISTNQPFMLPVGKELLGRVLDGLGNPIDGKGIIKAKDWISISNSPPNPLKRQRIHKPLRFGIRAIDGLLTCGQGQRMGIFAGSGVGKSTLLGMIARNADADINVIALIGERGREVREFIEKDLKEEGLKKSVIVVATSDQPALIRIKGALVATAIAEYFRDQGKNTMLMMDSLTRLAMAQREVGMAIGEPPVARGYTPSVFAMLPKLLERAGNSDKGSITGLYTVLVDGDDFNEPISDTVRGILDGHIILSRSLANRNHYPAIDVLSSVSRVMPDIVSDIVLSDASHIKRLMAAYNEARDLINIGAYHRGTNREVDEAMDKINAINEFLQQKVDETQEMDITIHKMAELCKN
- a CDS encoding magnesium transporter MgtE N-terminal domain-containing protein, yielding MNSSVPKKRKIWIVIISVILLVAVFYALFALDIGGIKKKTAKVFNFIQTESKEEKKDAQLAQQFEDLQAKQDKLNLLQRQLEETQAEMEQREEALKDREQNLLEKEKEVQELHEQLSSEVKDIKEIAKLYQNMDSDKAADILSNTSDIDLVVTILKNINSQKSAEILEAMDSKKAAVIIKKMLN